A window of Flavobacterium branchiarum genomic DNA:
TTGTCATTGCAAATGACTTCAACTTTCATACTGCTCACTAATGCAGATGCCAGTTTATAAGAGGTTGACGTTACAAAATATAACCAATAAGAAGATAATTTTGGAGTCATGACCGGGATTGTGTAAATATATCGTTTCAATTTTTTTGCTTTAGCAAATTGCAATAGCATTTCTTTATAAGTCAGGATATCAGGTCCACCAATATCAAAAATCTGATTATAGGCTTGAGGATTTAATAGCGATTTGGATAAAAATTCTAAGACGTCTGTAATTGCAATAGGCTGACATTTTGTGTTCAACCATTTTGGAGTAATCATTACAGGCAGTTTATCTACCAAATCACGTATAATTTCGAATGAGGCGCTTCCAGAACCAACAATTATTCCAGCTCGTAAAGTAATTGTTGGAATTTCTCCACTACATAAAATTCCCTCAACTGCTTTTCTTGAAGTTAAATGTTTAGACAAAGACGTATCATTTACAATTCCCCCTAAGTAAATAATCTGCTTTGCTAATGTATTATTAAGTTTATTGGTAAAATTAGTAGCCGCCATACTTTCCAATTGATCATAATTAGTTACAGGGTCAGACATAGAGTGAATTAAATAATAAGCAGCATCAATATCATCAGGTATATTCACAAGGCTGTTTGCATCTAGAAAGTCTACTTTGATGACTTCTACATTTTGTCTTATAATTTCAGGATAATAAAACCTGCTTTTATCCCTTACACAACAAATTACTGTATGCCCGTTTTTTATCAATAAAGGCAAAAGTCGTTTCCCAATATATCCTGTTGCTCCTGTTAATAGAATTCTCATACTTGTATCGTTATAATTTAAAAGTTACAAGTCCATAATCCAAAGGGAAAATTTGTCCTGATATGGATGCAGCACTTTCAGAAATGAGAAAACAAGCCATTGTAGCAACTTCTTCCACATGCAGATAATTTTTCATAGGGTGACGTTCTTTCATGTTTTCTTTCATTCTTTCATTTCTCAAAATCGATGCCGAAAGAGTAGTTTCAGTAATAGTGGGTGCAATAGCATTGACCCTTATTACACCAGCCATTTCAGCTCCAAGAGATTTCACTAATCCTTCTACAGCTGATTTTGCAGCCGAAATACTGGCATGAAAAGGCATTCCTAACTTCGTAGCAACAGTACTAAACAAAAGAATGGATGGGTCAGTCCCTTTTTTTAGAACTGGCAAATATTTTTGTATAACCTTAACTGCTCCAAGAACATTGATTTCAAAATCATGCCTAAAATCCTCGATACTTAAACTCTGAATTGGTTTAAGAGTTATAGATCCAGGACAATAAATTAAAGAATCGATACTGTCTAGCTCCGGAAGATTATCT
This region includes:
- a CDS encoding SDR family oxidoreductase, with the translated sequence MRILLTGATGYIGKRLLPLLIKNGHTVICCVRDKSRFYYPEIIRQNVEVIKVDFLDANSLVNIPDDIDAAYYLIHSMSDPVTNYDQLESMAATNFTNKLNNTLAKQIIYLGGIVNDTSLSKHLTSRKAVEGILCSGEIPTITLRAGIIVGSGSASFEIIRDLVDKLPVMITPKWLNTKCQPIAITDVLEFLSKSLLNPQAYNQIFDIGGPDILTYKEMLLQFAKAKKLKRYIYTIPVMTPKLSSYWLYFVTSTSYKLASALVSSMKVEVICNDNRINTLLRIEPISYELALQRALQKIEDDDIISSWKDSLISGQFKGNLSQFLEVPKKNCFIDSRKKEIVNREHTIEKIWAIGGKTGWYYGDWLWNLRGFIDKLFGGVGIRRGRTHKKALYPGDALDFWRVVYADKKQGKLILFAEMRLPGEAWLEFEIINNTLYQTATFRPQGILGKLYWYSVLPFHGFIFKGMINNLIQ
- a CDS encoding SDR family NAD(P)-dependent oxidoreductase — protein: MKNIVIIGGSKGIGNAILNQQLENNLVYNLSRTAPDILHPNLFHFSIDILQDNLPELDSIDSLIYCPGSITLKPIQSLSIEDFRHDFEINVLGAVKVIQKYLPVLKKGTDPSILLFSTVATKLGMPFHASISAAKSAVEGLVKSLGAEMAGVIRVNAIAPTITETTLSASILRNERMKENMKERHPMKNYLHVEEVATMACFLISESAASISGQIFPLDYGLVTFKL